The genomic segment GAAGTCGCCGCCGTAGGCCCAGCGCAGGCCGGGGCCCGCGACTCCGTTCTCGTACAGCCCGGCGCCCCCACGCCCGGCCGGTCGTCCGTCGTTCACACGCTGGAGGATGCCGTGGTCCCAGAACTCCCAGATGAACCCGCCCTGAAGACCTGGGGTGGCCTCGATGGCGGCCCATGTGTCGGCCAGGGTTCCGTTGCTGTTGCCCATGGCGTGCGAGTACTCGCACTGGATCAGCGGCCTGGTCTGCTCGCCCGACAGCGCGTGCGCCACACAGTCCTCGATGGGCGCGTACATCGGGCAGGCGATGTCGGAGGCGTCGTCCGTGGCCGCCCAGTCCAGCTTCGCGGCCCCCTCGTACTGAACCGGCCGCGTCGGATCGTGCCGCCGCAGCCAGCCCGCCGCCGCGTCGTGGCCCGCGCCGTAGTCGGACTCGTTGCCCAGCGACCAGACGATCACCGACGGATGGTTCTTGTCCCGCAGCGCCATCCGGGAGACCCGGTCCACGAAGGCGCCCAGATAGCGCGGGTCGTCGGCGATCTCGTGGGCGTGGTCGTGCGACTCGATGTCCGCCTCGTCGACGACGTAGAAGCCGAGTTCGTCCGTGAGGTCGTACAGGGCCGGGTCGCCCGGATAGTGGGAGGTGCGGATCGCGTTGAAGCCGAACCGCTTGAGCGTCAGCAGGTCGGCGCGCATGTCCTCGTACGACACCGTCCGTCCCGTCAGCGGATGGAAGTCGTGCCGGTTCACGCCCCGGATGTAGACCCGCTCGCCGTTGACCAGCAGGTCCCGGCCGCGGATCTCGACGTCGCGGAAGCCGACCCGGTGGTACGAGGTGTCGGCGACCGTGCCGTCGGCCCGGTGCAGGCGGACGGTCAGGTCGTACAGCTCGGGGGTCTCGGCGTTCCAGGTCCGTACGTCGGGGACGACCGTCTCCATGCGGGCCTCGCCGAGGAAGTCGGAGACCCGGTCGTCCTCGGCGTTGGACCGGTCGAACTCGCGGTCCTGGGTGAGGAGTTCACCGTCCAGCTCCCCGCTGACGTACCACCCGGCGGGCAGCGTCCCCGTCCCCGCCCCCGCCCCCGAGCGCACCCGGCAGTCCACCCGCAGCTCCCCGTCGCGGCGCGCCCGCACGCTCACGTCCGCGAGATACAGCGGATCGGTGGCGTACAGCAGTACCGAGCGGGTGATCCCGCCGAGCCACCACTGGTCCTGGTCCTCGATGTGCGAGGCGTCGGACCACTTCACCACCGTGAGCCGCACGGTGACCTTCTCCCCGGGACGCACCAGGCCGGAGAGGTCGAACTCGGCGGCCAGATGGGAGTCCTTGGACACACCGGCCGGCCGCCCGTCCACATGGACGAGCAGCACGCTCTCGGCGGCGCCGACCTGCAGGACGATCCGGCGGCCGGCCCACTCGGCGGGTACGTCGACCTCCCGCTCGTACACCCCGGTCGGGTTCTCCGCCGGAGAGTCCGGCGGGAACTGGGGCCACGGCATACGGACGTTGGTGTACCGAGGTGGGTCCTCCGCCACCTGGAGGGCCCAGGAACCGGGGAGCTGGGCCCAGGACCAGCCGGGGCCGGGTTCCCGGTCGGGCGAGGGCAGCAGCTGGAACCGCCAGCGGCCGTCGAGCGACAGCGCCCGGTCGCGCCGGTCGACGGCGTTCATGGGCAGCCGCCCCCAGGAGGTCACCTCGGGTGCTTCCCAGGGGCGCAGGGCGAAGAGTGCGTCGGTCATGACCGTTCCGAAGTGGGTGGTGACAGGGGGGACATGGTCGGCCGGGGCAGGATGCGGCCCCGCAGGCCCCAGGCGGGGTCCACGGGGATGCCGAGACGGTCCAGGACGGTGGGGGCGATGTCGACGAGGCGGGGCGTGTCCAGCAGAGTGCCGCCGGGCATGCCGGGTTCGGCGAGGACGACGAAGACCTCTCGCTCGGCGCGCGTG from the Streptomyces sp. NBC_00310 genome contains:
- a CDS encoding glycoside hydrolase family 2 TIM barrel-domain containing protein codes for the protein MTDALFALRPWEAPEVTSWGRLPMNAVDRRDRALSLDGRWRFQLLPSPDREPGPGWSWAQLPGSWALQVAEDPPRYTNVRMPWPQFPPDSPAENPTGVYEREVDVPAEWAGRRIVLQVGAAESVLLVHVDGRPAGVSKDSHLAAEFDLSGLVRPGEKVTVRLTVVKWSDASHIEDQDQWWLGGITRSVLLYATDPLYLADVSVRARRDGELRVDCRVRSGAGAGTGTLPAGWYVSGELDGELLTQDREFDRSNAEDDRVSDFLGEARMETVVPDVRTWNAETPELYDLTVRLHRADGTVADTSYHRVGFRDVEIRGRDLLVNGERVYIRGVNRHDFHPLTGRTVSYEDMRADLLTLKRFGFNAIRTSHYPGDPALYDLTDELGFYVVDEADIESHDHAHEIADDPRYLGAFVDRVSRMALRDKNHPSVIVWSLGNESDYGAGHDAAAGWLRRHDPTRPVQYEGAAKLDWAATDDASDIACPMYAPIEDCVAHALSGEQTRPLIQCEYSHAMGNSNGTLADTWAAIEATPGLQGGFIWEFWDHGILQRVNDGRPAGRGGAGLYENGVAGPGLRWAYGGDFGETVHDGAFIADGVVFPDRTPKPVMFEHREIAAPVRLSVEGEGTWRVLRVHNRQHFRDLSWLAAEWEFAAADGGTWTLPARLPAVPPGGSAVIDRPEVPGGAGEIWLTLRVTTAADEPWAPRGTEVCLPQVQWYEADEREPVVGAEEDLGHIPPPETDENGLLLHPLLASPPALSLWRAPTDNDVLGGMAERWRDLGLDRAQREPVSVELKGATVRVRSRWTTGAGAVEHEQAFTALVDGRVLVEETAVLPEELTDVARVGTVFETVDDFDRLAWYGQGPWESYPDRAAGAPVGHHSAPVDELFTPYLRPQESGGRHGVRHFTLSGDDHVLSVRLDGPRQVSVTRHRAEDLTSAAHHDELAPRPGCVVHIDAAHRGLGTASCGPDTSPAYLVPPGVHRWSWTLRAL